A single region of the Salipaludibacillus sp. LMS25 genome encodes:
- a CDS encoding cellulase family glycosylhydrolase, whose translation MKKITTIFVVLLMTLALFNMGNTTAAADVSVVEEHGQLSISNGELVNERGEQVQLKGMSSHGLQWYGQFVNYESMKWLRDDWGITVFRAAMYTSSGGYIEDPSVKEKVKEAIEAAIDLGIYVIIDWHILSDNDPNIHKEEAKDFFDEMSELYGDYPNVIYEIANEPNGSDVTWDNQIKPYAEEVIPVIRNNDPNNIIIVGTGTWSQDVHHAADNQLADPNVMYAFHFYAGTHGQNLRDQVDYALDQGAAVFVSEWGTSAATGDGGVFLDEAQVWIDFMDERNLSWANWSLTHKDESSAALMPGATPTGSWTEAELSPSGTFVREKIREAASMPPSDPTPPSDPEPGEPDPTPPSDPGEYPAWDPNQIYTNEIVYHNDQLWQAKWWTQNQQPGANQYGPWEPLGDAPPSEPSDQLPSEPELDPGEPDPTPPSDPGEYPAWDPNQIYTNEIVYHNGQLWQAKWWTQNQEPGEPYGPWEPLN comes from the coding sequence ATGAAGAAGATAACTACTATTTTTGTAGTATTGCTCATGACACTGGCGTTGTTCAATATGGGAAACACGACTGCTGCTGCTGATGTATCAGTTGTAGAGGAACATGGGCAACTAAGTATTAGTAACGGTGAATTAGTTAATGAACGAGGCGAACAAGTTCAGTTAAAAGGGATGAGTTCCCATGGTTTGCAATGGTACGGTCAATTTGTAAACTATGAAAGCATGAAATGGCTAAGAGATGATTGGGGAATAACTGTATTCCGAGCAGCAATGTATACATCTTCAGGAGGATATATTGAGGATCCATCAGTCAAGGAAAAAGTAAAAGAGGCTATTGAGGCTGCGATAGACCTTGGTATATATGTCATCATTGATTGGCATATCCTTTCAGACAATGACCCGAATATACATAAAGAAGAAGCGAAGGATTTCTTTGATGAAATGTCAGAGTTGTATGGAGACTATCCGAATGTGATATACGAAATTGCAAATGAACCGAATGGTAGTGATGTTACGTGGGACAATCAAATAAAACCGTATGCAGAGGAAGTCATTCCGGTTATTCGTAACAATGACCCTAATAACATTATTATTGTAGGGACAGGTACATGGAGTCAGGATGTCCATCATGCAGCTGATAATCAGCTTGCAGATCCTAACGTCATGTATGCATTTCATTTTTATGCAGGAACACATGGACAAAATTTACGAGACCAAGTAGATTATGCTTTAGATCAAGGAGCAGCGGTATTTGTTAGTGAATGGGGAACAAGTGCAGCTACAGGTGATGGTGGTGTGTTTTTAGATGAAGCACAAGTGTGGATTGACTTTATGGATGAAAGAAATTTAAGCTGGGCCAACTGGTCTCTAACGCATAAAGATGAGTCATCTGCAGCGTTAATGCCAGGTGCAACCCCAACTGGTAGTTGGACAGAGGCTGAACTATCTCCATCTGGTACATTTGTGAGGGAAAAAATAAGAGAAGCAGCATCTATGCCGCCAAGTGATCCAACACCGCCATCTGATCCAGAACCAGGAGAACCGGATCCAACGCCACCAAGTGATCCAGGAGAGTATCCAGCATGGGATCCAAATCAAATTTACACAAATGAAATTGTGTATCATAACGATCAGTTATGGCAAGCGAAATGGTGGACACAAAATCAACAGCCGGGAGCTAATCAATATGGGCCATGGGAGCCTTTAGGGGATGCTCCTCCAAGTGAACCGAGTGATCAACTACCATCAGAACCAGAGCTGGACCCAGGAGAACCAGATCCAACGCCACCAAGTGATCCAGGAGAGTATCCAGCATGGGATCCAAATCAAATTTACACAAATGAAATTGTTTATCATAACGGTCAGTTATGGCAAGCGAAGTGGTGGACACAAAATCAAGAGCCAGGAGAGCCTTATGGACCATGGGAGCCGTTAAACTAA